In the genome of Actinobacillus lignieresii, the window GTGTTGAGCCGATAATATCTGCCGGGTAAAGATTGTCTTTATACAAGCCGGCAATCCCCCCGCTGGCTAAAATGATTTGGCTGGTTTTGCAAAAAATATAGCAAATTTGACCGCTTGTATTCAGGCTAAATACCGCACCTTGTACTTGATTTTGTTCGGTAACAATATGCAGTAAGGTCGTTTGTTCATAAACGTCGGTAGATTGGCTATCAAGAATTTGTTTCGTCCGTTGAGCGGCTTCTCGCCAATGATTAATTAGATAAATAGGACGGGGATACTCGGCGAAACAGGCCGGGCGATTATCGTTGCGTAGCCAAGGTTTAAAGCCGATTTTTGCGAGTAATTCAATCGCTTGGGGCGAATCTTCGATATAGGCTTTCACTACTTTCGGATTCGTTCTGCCGTTGCCGACACGTTCAATATCTTGCCGGAATTTTTCCGTATCATTTTCGCCGGTCACTTGAATGCCCAGTGTGGCTTTTAACGGAAAGAAACTTGCTCCCGAACCAATAGGCGTTTTGCTGATTAACGTAGTTTTCATCCCAAGTCGTTCCGCTTCAACTGCCGCCGCAAGCCCGGCAATACCTGAACCGACAATCAGCAAATCAGTATAAATCGTTTGGGTAATTTGAATTGAGTGCATAATCAGTATAAGTAAAAGGGCAGGATAAACCTGCCCTGAATATGAGATAAATTATAATAATGACGGTGCGGCATTAATCAGCGTACGAGTGTATTCCTCTTTCGGCGAATTAAATACTTCGCTTGAACTGCCGGTTTCCACCACTTTTCCGCCGTTCATCACCACAATGCGATCCGAAACTTGGTGTACGGTTTGTAAATCGTGGGAGATAAATACCATTGCAAGATTCAGCTCTTTTTTAAGATCAGCAAGTAAATTTAATACTTGCGCCCGTACCGATACGTCAAGTGCAGAAGTCGGTTCATCGGCAACAATCAGTTTCGGATTGAGCGCTAAGGCTCTGGCAATGGCGACACGTTGTTTTTGCCCACCGGATAAACGGGTCGGCTCTACTAAAGCGGCGGAACGAGGTAAACCGACTCGAGAGAGTAATTCGTACACTCGTTTTTCTCGTTCGTGCGGTTGCAATACGTTATGAATATCCATCGGATCTTTTAAAATATCCAATACACGCATACGAGGATTGAGAGCGGTTGCCGGATCTTGGAAAATGACTGAAACTTGACGACCGAACTGTTTACGGGCTTCGGTGCTGCCGTATTTCATTTGTAAGCCGTTAAATTTGACCGTGCCGGAAGTCGGTTTTTGTAAACCGATCATAATACTGGCTAAGGTCGATTTACCGCAGCCGGATTGGCCGACTAACCCGACCGTTTCCCCCGCATAGATTGATAAACTGACATTATCTACCGCTGTGAATTTTTTCGGATTAAACAAAGTCCCGTCTCTAGAGGCAAATTGCATCACAATATCGGATAATTCAAGAATCGGTTGTTCTTTTAACACTTTCATACTCATGACTTATC includes:
- a CDS encoding ABC transporter ATP-binding protein — protein: MSMKVLKEQPILELSDIVMQFASRDGTLFNPKKFTAVDNVSLSIYAGETVGLVGQSGCGKSTLASIMIGLQKPTSGTVKFNGLQMKYGSTEARKQFGRQVSVIFQDPATALNPRMRVLDILKDPMDIHNVLQPHEREKRVYELLSRVGLPRSAALVEPTRLSGGQKQRVAIARALALNPKLIVADEPTSALDVSVRAQVLNLLADLKKELNLAMVFISHDLQTVHQVSDRIVVMNGGKVVETGSSSEVFNSPKEEYTRTLINAAPSLL